The following coding sequences are from one Salvia hispanica cultivar TCC Black 2014 chromosome 3, UniMelb_Shisp_WGS_1.0, whole genome shotgun sequence window:
- the LOC125212590 gene encoding uncharacterized protein LOC125212590 isoform X1, translating into MAEFNHKEWCVKPQISTNTRRFSASNWKSFREDERSLRTATTISSTVSSPGYTATVLWLADKIDPSTYSFTAAIKGLQRRGVWSCEYIGGLQSKWSDAEKYISNPLSGQVPVECLSAKALGVRSFSTLTSNRITISAPLHFQTFKIQEKKTRDVGTQSADVSVSVSAPNTPSIQETSPRGESVDSSLSTHKQMPQQKVGETENKEKEIRNTEQGRERKKKAMMMCSQEGGRRRGGCLSFKGLWQRRNKCNCKPKKNYKTHSSSSPTFLYHINACYDV; encoded by the exons ATGGCTGAGTTCAACCACAAAGAATGGTGTGTCAAGCCTCAAATCAGCACGAACACGAGGCGGTTTTCAGCATCAAATTGGAAGAGCTTCAGAGAAGATGAAAGGTCTTTAAGAACAGCTACAACAATTTCCAGCACTGTGTCATCTCCTGGATATACTGCTAcag tattgtGGTTGGCAGACAAAATTGATCCTTCAACATATTCATTCACAGCAGCCATCAAAG GGTTGCAGAGACGAGGAGTGTGGTCGTGTGAATACATAGGTGGGCTGCAGTCAAAATGGAGCGATGCTGAGAAATACATATCGAATCCGCTTTCAGGCCAAGTGCCCGTGGAATGCTTGTCGGCCAAAGCCTTAGGCGTCAGATCCTTCAGCACTCTAACTAGTAACAGAATCACCATTTCCGCGCCACTCCATTTTCAGACTTTCAAAATCCAAG AGAAGAAGACTAGAGATGTCGGAACACAGAGCGCGGATGTTAGTGTTAGTGTTAGTGCACCAAACACTCCTTCCATTCAAGAAACTTCGCCCCGAGGAGAATCCGTAGATTCCTCTCTTTCTACTCACAAACAGATGCCACAACAAAAG GTGGGGGAGACAGAAAATAAGGAGAAAGAAATTAGAAATACAGAACAaggaagagagaggaagaagaaggcaaTGATGATGTGTAGCCAAGAagggggaagaagaagaggaggatgTTTGTCATTTAAGGGTTTGTGGCAAAGAAGAAACAAGTGCAATTGCAAACCCAAGAAAAACTACAAAACTCATTCTTCCTCATCACCAACCTTTCTATATCATATTAATGCTTGTTAcgatgtttaa
- the LOC125212590 gene encoding uncharacterized protein LOC125212590 isoform X2 codes for MAEFNHKEWCVKPQISTNTRRFSASNWKSFREDERSLRTATTISSTVSSPGYTATDKIDPSTYSFTAAIKGLQRRGVWSCEYIGGLQSKWSDAEKYISNPLSGQVPVECLSAKALGVRSFSTLTSNRITISAPLHFQTFKIQEKKTRDVGTQSADVSVSVSAPNTPSIQETSPRGESVDSSLSTHKQMPQQKVGETENKEKEIRNTEQGRERKKKAMMMCSQEGGRRRGGCLSFKGLWQRRNKCNCKPKKNYKTHSSSSPTFLYHINACYDV; via the exons ATGGCTGAGTTCAACCACAAAGAATGGTGTGTCAAGCCTCAAATCAGCACGAACACGAGGCGGTTTTCAGCATCAAATTGGAAGAGCTTCAGAGAAGATGAAAGGTCTTTAAGAACAGCTACAACAATTTCCAGCACTGTGTCATCTCCTGGATATACTGCTAcag ACAAAATTGATCCTTCAACATATTCATTCACAGCAGCCATCAAAG GGTTGCAGAGACGAGGAGTGTGGTCGTGTGAATACATAGGTGGGCTGCAGTCAAAATGGAGCGATGCTGAGAAATACATATCGAATCCGCTTTCAGGCCAAGTGCCCGTGGAATGCTTGTCGGCCAAAGCCTTAGGCGTCAGATCCTTCAGCACTCTAACTAGTAACAGAATCACCATTTCCGCGCCACTCCATTTTCAGACTTTCAAAATCCAAG AGAAGAAGACTAGAGATGTCGGAACACAGAGCGCGGATGTTAGTGTTAGTGTTAGTGCACCAAACACTCCTTCCATTCAAGAAACTTCGCCCCGAGGAGAATCCGTAGATTCCTCTCTTTCTACTCACAAACAGATGCCACAACAAAAG GTGGGGGAGACAGAAAATAAGGAGAAAGAAATTAGAAATACAGAACAaggaagagagaggaagaagaaggcaaTGATGATGTGTAGCCAAGAagggggaagaagaagaggaggatgTTTGTCATTTAAGGGTTTGTGGCAAAGAAGAAACAAGTGCAATTGCAAACCCAAGAAAAACTACAAAACTCATTCTTCCTCATCACCAACCTTTCTATATCATATTAATGCTTGTTAcgatgtttaa
- the LOC125210528 gene encoding uncharacterized protein LOC125210528: MEEEFWRQKAAISWAADGERNSKFLHGWVKQNRVKSRIRSIEAGGQTLTEETPDLSLIHTLPESVDQEALCLALQEKEVRETVFGISGDSVSGPHGFSTLFFQHCWDIVGGDVIATVGDFFSGAFMPRSFTATMIILISKIHSGFIKGRLLSDNALLAQELIHDLGKELNSRGRSPNLALKLDMAKTYDRVQWPFLLRGVKAGGPLSPSLFVLAADYLSRCLDRLIKGDKEMVYRCRKKAPVITHLSYADDIIIFSRAHKEAMEKLVGCLNHYIAVSGQMVNNGKTHFYLVDEHMEFADVVEDVGGF, translated from the exons ATGGAGGAGGAGTTCTGGAGGCAGAAGGCGGCCATTAGCTGGGCAGCGGATGGAGAGAGGAACTCCAAGTTCCTCCATGGCTGGGTCAAGCAGAATAGAGTCAAGTCTAGGATTCGCAGCATAGAGGCAGGAGGGCAGACCTTGACAGAGGAGACA CCAGATCTGTCTCTTATCCACACCCTTCCGGAATCAGTGGACCAGGAGGCTTTGTGCTTGGCGCTGCAGGAGAAGGAAGTCCGGGAGACAGTTTTTGGGATTAGTGGAGATAGTGTGTCGGGTCCACATGGGTTCTCCACCTTGTTCTTCCAGCATTGTTGGGACATTGTGGGGGGCGATGTGATTGCAACTGTTGGGGACTTCTTCAGTGGAGCTTTCATGCCTCGGAGCTTCACGGCGACTATGATTATCCTCATATCGAAGATTCAC AGTGGTTTTATTAAGGGGCGGTTACTTAGTGATAATGCCTTGCTTGCCCAGGAACTGATACATGATTTGGGGAAGGAGCTCAACAGTAGGGGTAGGTCGCCTAATCTGGCTCTCAAGCTAGATATGGCGAAGACATATGATAGAGTGCAGTGGCCTTTTCTGCTGAGG GGGGTTAAGGCAGGGGGACCATTATCGCCTTCTCTTTTTGTGCTTGCAGCAGATTACCTCTCGAGATGTCTTGATAGACTGATCAAGGGGGATAAGGAGATGGTTTACAGATGTCGCAAGAAGGCTCCAGTTATCACTCATCTCTCATATGCTGATGatatcatcattttttctAGAGCTCACAAAGAGGCGATGGAGAAACTGGTGGGATGCCTAAATCACTACATTGCTGTTTCTGGTCAGATGGTGAACAATGGGAAGACTCACTTCTACTTGGTGGATGAGCATATGGAGTTTGCTGATGTTGTGGAGGACGTTGGAGGCTTTTAG